The window GACGCTTTTGAGCTAATGACTCGCTTTGCTTGAACTGTAAACATCTTGAAATTATTAATCTCTTGATAAATCTTGATTATGGGGTCAACATAAGAATTACTCAGGATAAACAAGACGCCTTTCGAATCTAATTCAATACATACATCTCTGAGTCTTATTTGCTCTAGGAAATTGAATCCCTTTGAAGAATATGCTGTGAAATATGAGGTATTACCCACTGGTGCATAAGGTGGATCGAAATAGCATAAATCTCCTGGTTCCGAATATTCTACAATATATGAGAAATCTCTGTTTAAGATTTCAACGTTCTTTAATACATGACTTGCTGCTCGGATTCGGTCTTTAGGCACTATTGTTGGATTGTTATGTGTCCCAAAAGGTACGTTAAATTCTCCTTTTGAATTCACACGGTATAATCCATTAAAAGCGGTTTTGTTAAAATATAGAAAAAGTGCAGCCGCCTCTACATCTGTGAGCTTCCCCTGATTTAGATGGTCACGGAGTTTGTAGAAAACATCTTTTTCGTGGGGATATTGTTGAGCTTGAGATATTAGCTCCTCTGGTTTATCTCTAACAACAATGTAGAAATTAATTAATCTAGATATTATGTCGTTAATTGAGCCTGTCTTGGGCGTTATATGGAAGAAAACAGCTCCGCTTCCGATAAATGGTTCATGATATGTTCTTTCTTTATGATCCGAAGGAAATAAATCAATAATGTCAGGGATGCGCTTTCGTTTTCCACCTGCCCATTTCAATATAGCGTTTACCATTGGATGCTGTTGATACTACGAAGATACAATAAAATAGTTTTTCACCATAATGAAAGACGTAAGCTTTTTTCATTAATCCGGGCCAAATAGTGAAAGCAGGGATTGAACCATCTGAGCTTCTAGGTCTCGTTCTTTTAATACTTTTTTTCGTTGTTCTTTTATCCTTCTACCCAGGTAATCCTCCGTAGAACTTCTTTCCACGCAAGTGATTTATTTCAACATAATTAAAAAATATCTTGATTTGCGAGATTCAGGTATTCGTCAATTGATAAATTTATGTACTATTGAAGGTATTCTATCTATTGGCGATTAAAGTGGGTATGCGTAGTGCAAAAAAAAAGCCTCTGACTAAAAAAGAGAGAGCGGAGAAAAGAAAAAAGCGCAAGGAAAAACGGGCATCTAAATGAATTCTCCTTCATAGCTTTATCTCCAAATTTCTTTGCAGGAGTTAGATTCCCTCGTGCTCGGAAGGCCCCTTAACGAGTGTTCCAGGTCTTTTCATCTCTAAAATTTCATTTAACCCGATCAAAAGTTACCATACATTTAGCCAAGGAACATACTTACAGCATAAGATCATAGAAACCCTTTCGACACCAAATCAGCTACTGTGAGTTTTCCAGTATGTAGGATTGTCGCGATGAGCACACCGGACACTCCGAGGCTACTCACCTTCTCTAGATCCTCGATGCCCCGTATACCTCCTCCAGTCATCACACCAATCCTAGTCTCCTCTAAGATATCCACGATGACCCCCATATTGATCCCTTGCTCCGAGCCCACCCTCGCCAGATCGAGAACAATAATATTGGTGACTCCAAGCTCCTCGAGAGCCTTCACCAGACGTGGTGGGGTCATGGAGCGTATCTTTTCGGATTTGCTCAATAATTCTCCCCCTTTCAGATCGATGCTCACTATCACTCGATCCTCACCCAGAGCCTTAATCGCTTCCCCCACAAAGCCGAGGCCGGTGAGAGTCTCAGTCCCGATGATTATTGTAGACGCCCCTGCTTCAAGTACCCTCTCAGCCTTCCCGAGATCGTTAATTCCAGCATCTACCATAAGGGAAAGTTCAGTTTCCGAGCAGATCCGGGAAAGCACGGAAAAGTCCTCTTTGTTCCCTAATATGGAATCAAGGTCCGCCACGTAGAGCTCGTGAAATCCCTGTGAGGCGAAGACCTTGGAGAGCTCTAGGGGATCGGGTGAGGACCAGAGGATGCTATTAAGAGGCCGATATTTATTTCTGTCTCCGTGCATAGCATGAACAGCAATGCCGTTCAAGAGATCCAGTACTGGTATGATCTTCATTGGCATCTTTCCAGATGCAGAATCTCTGTGCTACTTGATAAAAAGCTTGAACCTTTCCGCTCTAGGTTCAGAGGACTCCTGAAATGGTGAATATCCTCGGTTTCGACGTAGGGGGCGTAAACACCAAGGCCGCCTATGTGGAAACTGATGGAGACTTAGTAGTTAAGGGCAAAACCGCTTCTCAGTATTTCCCCATCTGGAAAAGGTCCTTGGATCAACTCCCGGTTATGTTGGATGGGCTTTTAAAACAACTTAGGGGACCCTCTAGACTTGACGGTGTCAGTCTGACAATGACCGCCGAGCTGTCTGATGCCTACAGGACGAAAAGGGAGGGCGTCAACCATATCTTGGGATCTATTGAGCAGATCCTCAACGGTATCCCCTGTTTTGTACTGGACGTTAACGCTAAATTAAGGAGCTTGGAGGCGGCAAGGAGTGATCCTCTAGCGGTCGCTGCGGCCAACTGGGTTGCAACAGGTTGGATGGTTTCCCAGAGAATTAGAGATTGCATCGTGGTTGATATTGGGAGCACCTCTACTAGTATCATCCCCATAGTCGACGGGGAGATTGCCGCAAAAGGGAGGAACGACCTAGAGAAGCTTATGACCGGGGAGCTCGTGTACACAGGCTCTCTGCGGACCAACGTTGCGTCCATAGTGGACTCCATAAAGATTCGAGGCGGTAAGGCAAGAGTTTCCTCTGAGCTCTTCGCCCAGTCGGGAGATGTTCACCTCATCCTAAGGAACATTAGAAAGGGAGACTACACCGTGGAAACTGCGGACGGAAGAGATGTGACAAGGTGTGAGGCTATGGCACGGCTCGCCAGGGTTATCTGCGCCGATATCGAGATGCTCAGCGAGCGAGAGATAGTTGACGTAGCTAACCAAGTTTACAATAGACAGATTGAACAGGTGGGGGAGGGGTTGGAGCAGGTTAGAGCTAGATTGAAAACTAATTATGAACATGAGCCCCCAGTTGTAGTGACAGGGATGGGCAGAGAGTTTCTAGCGAAGGCCGCGGCTCAGAAAGTCGGGTTCCAAGAGATCGTCGACCTTGGTGACGTAATGGGTGCCGATGCGGCTCTAGTCTCCCCTTCGGTCGGCGTCGCCCTTATGGCAGCCAGCAGACTCGAGGGAATGACTGTACAATGGATGCCACAGTAAAGATCGGGGGAAGCTTGGCCGAGGAACCGGCAAAATTAAGAGCCCTATGCTTGGAACTTGGCAAGGTGGCGGGCACACACAGAATTTCCGCTGTGCCTGGGGGAGGAAGGTTCGCCGATGTTGTGAGGGAACTGGATGAACGATATCATCTCAAAGGCACCATCGCTCACAACTTGGCAATTCTCGCCATGGACCAGTATGGAATTCTACTGTCTAGCCTAACCCCGAACTCCCAGACTACCTGTACGCTGGAAGGGGCTAAGATGCATTCAAAGGCAGGGCTACTACCCATACTCCTACCATCAAGGCTGATGTTCCGGGCGAACCCTTTGCCACACTCGTGGGTGGTAACCTCAGACTCAATAACCGCTTACATAGCTGGAGAGCTGCTCTCAAGGAAGCTTATACTGGTAACCAATGTGGATGGTGTCTACACTAGGGATCCAAAAGATGACTCCAGGGCAGAGCTCATCGAGGAAATTTCTGCAGCCGAGCTCTTAACACAAAACATCAGAACCAGTGTGGATACATATCTGCCCAGGATCGTCTCAGAGCAGCGGCTGGACTGTTATGTCGTTAACGGGAGGTATCCTGAGAGAGTCCGGAAAATACTTGAAAATGAGCTACCTAGGTGCACGCAGATCAGAGCTTAATTGAACCTTGAAGGCAGCGGATCTCCTCCACAAGCTCTCTCACTGCCTCCCTGTAAACGGCGCCTCTCAGACGATCCTTGTCACCACAGACCGCCTTCCTAACCCCCACTATATCAGCTCCGAGGTCAAATACTTCTCCCAAGTCTTTCCGGTCCAGGGATCCAGCTAGGGAAACCGTCAAACCGAGTCCATGCGACTCTTCAACGAACCCCCTCAACTCGTCAACTGATAGGAGATCAAAGAGACCTCCGTGGGTCTTAACGTTAACGTCGATCATCACTCCATCAGCTCCAGCTCCGTGGGCCAACGCTGGAACCTCTAAGGGACTTAGACACCCGATCTTTTCGTAGTCAGCGTAGCCTGCAGCGATCACCTTTGTAGATTCGCAATACTCTTTGGCGGCCCTGCAGACCTCTCCTATTAAAAATGCGGCCTCAGATGGGGTCTTCACTCCGAAGAAACTTGCCTTGATATAGTCGGCCCCTGATACAGTTGCTCCGAGGGCTGCTAATGAGGATGCCCCGGGGAGGTTGGGGAGATCCCCGATGGTAGCGCTCACCTTTATCTCGTTTGGGACCACTTTCCTGATCTGTTTGATGACCCAAGGGAAATTTGCTCCCAAGGCCCCCTCGTCTGGGTTTTTAACATCAATGATATGGCCGCCACCTTGGACCGCCTCCTGGGCCTCAATAATGTTCTTCACGCTCACTAGTAGCTTCATGGGTTAACCGATCACGTGGGGAACGATCTAGTTGCACGTTTAAGAGGTTTGCATCTTGTATCTATGAGGCGATTGCATCATTTCTCTGACCTTTCCAGCACTTGGGATTTCACCTTCTTCAAGGGAAGATGCTTTTTGAGATAGCAAGAAACAACTTCCTCGTTAAAGGTTTTGCATGAGAAGACGTCGATGCAGACACCGTTACCGTCGTGGAAGGTGTGGATCGCAATGTGGGACTTATCGATGATTACAAAGCCAGTCCACCCTGGGTTCTCCGGTAATCCTTCGACAACTAGGGGTCCGGCCAGGATCTTCATCCCAATCAGAGCGGGGAGTTCCGTAAGGATGCGTATGCCTACCTCCTTATCGACCCTGTGATGGAGGACGCCGTCTATGATTAAGTGTACGCCGATCATCTCAGGATTCTAAAGAAGTGCCAGGAGACTAAAAAGGGATGTGCGAGGATCCAGCTGGGCTTCAATGTATGGACCTCTCACTCTCTGGGTCTCATAAACGGAGTCCCCTTTGAGTCCTCTATACACATCATATTGGGTAAAATGGTGTTGGACTTCCCTCTGCACGCGCTACCTGTTTCAAGGATATATCAGAAGATTATAGCCTAAGAATAGTCGAAAGGTATATCTATGGGCCATTCATTCTGTCATCTGATGAGCGAGACAGGCTTCGATGAATCACTATGCTATGAGTGCGGGCAACCCCTTTTCCTCAATGTTGAGGAGTGTAAGGCGTTCATCGAGAAAAAGCTCCAAGACGGATTCATAGTATGTAGTTGCTGTGGCATAGAAGGACAAGTCAGGTAAAAATAAAATAAGGTCAGCCGTACACCGAAAGAGTTCTAGGCTATAGTAAAAGACTCTGATAACCTCTGCCAATCCTCTTTGTCCAGCATCCAATCCACAGCCCCAAGATTTTCCCTAAGGTGAACAGGATTAGAGGCCTTTGGGATAGCAACGACATTCTCCTGGGAGATGAGCCAGTTCAATGAGATCTGAGCGTGGGTTCTATCATATTTCTCAACCAATTCGTCGAGAACCGAGTTTCCCGGCATCGCAAGCTTGCCCCTAGCCAACGGCGTATACGAAATCAGAATAATGTTGTTCTTCTGGCAATATGGAAGGATCTCGTCGCGGGGATCTTGATTCAGTAGGCTATAATGGACTTGGTCAGCGACCAACGTGTGCTCTTTAAGGTGGGACTGGGCCTCAACTATTAGTTCAGCAGAGAAATTGCTTACGCCTATCTGTCGGGTCCATCCTTCCTCGGCGCAATACTCTAGGGCGCCCATAGTCTCCTCTAAGGACACCTCAGGATTGGGCCAGTGAACGAGGTAGAGATCCACATAGTCCTGTCGGAGACGCTTGAGACTTTCCTCCAATGAAGCTATCAGGTCATCATGCCTGAGATGGTTGTGCCAGACCTTGGTGGTAATGAATAGTTCTCGCCTTTTGAATGGCTCGATCGCATCGGCGACTACCTCCTCAGAGTGGCCTGAAGCGTAGCGCTCCGCTGTGTCGATGTGAGTAATACCCAGTTCGATGCCGAGCCTAATCGCCTCGACATCCTTCTCATCATCCGAAATACCAGCTACTCGTCCCTCACCCATGCCAAAGGTGCCTAGGCCCAATGCCGATATTTTGACATCTTTTGTTATCTTCTTAAAATTCATAGATGTCCCCCTGACATGTTTGAAAATAGTGTGTGATATGTGTTTCGAGGACGCACGTACAAAACATAATAAAATGATCCTAGCAACCATCGATGAGAGGACCGGAGAGATTACAGGGATTAGCAGACTCAATCTGATAGAAGCCTAAACTTCGCTAAAACCCTCAAATCCAATTCTCAATTTTCTAAACTGATCAAGGAGTCCGTGGTTTCTTTGGAAAGTCCAGTATCTCCTCGCACCAACCGGCTGTAGATTGTAGTTCCTCCTCTCCATAGGGGAGCCCTATGAGCTGTATGCCTAAAGGTAAACCTTCTCCTGTCAGACCGCAGGGAATCGTGATCGCGGGGAAGCCACAGAAGCTCCAGGGAGCATTGAACGCCGGGTCTCCCGTGGATTCAAGCCCTAGGGGGGCAGGAGTGACTGATGAGGGGGTAAGGAGAAAGTCTACCTCTCCTAGAAGATCCCTGACTTCCATGGTAAAGATCCCCCTAAACCGCTTAGCTCTGAGATATGCCGAAGTAGGGATTAGGAGTCCCGCCTCTATCTGGCTCCTCATCCAAGGCTTGTACAAGCCGTTACTATTCCTAAAGATCTCTTCATGGATCGATGCAGCCTCTGCGGCGAATATGATGCTATGAGAAGGGTGGACATATCCGAAGCTCCGGGGTAGCTCTAGATCAATGACCTCAGCTCCCGAGTCTTGAAGCTTGCCTGCCGCGTCCTTAAGCCCTTCCCAAACCAATTCATCAGCTTTTTTTTCGTAGTACCCCCTTAATAGCCCCAGTTTAGGAGGTTCGGGGTAAGGTTCAGGTTGATGCTCTATCCCCGATAGCACATTAAGTATAATTGTTGCATCCTCGACGGTTCTGGTGAAAAATCCGACATGATCGAGGCTCCAGCTAAGGGGAAAGATACCCCGGCGACTGATAAGGTCATATGTAGGCTTAAGTCCAACGACCCCACAGAAGGCAGCGGGGCGTATCACAGATCCCCCGGTTTGGGAGCCTAGAGTGGCAGGGCACATCCCTGCGGAGACCGCAGCCGCAGAGCCGCTGCTGGAGCCCCCCGGGGTATGCCCGATGTTCCAAGGGTTTCTGGTGGGTGCGGGATCATGTGCAGCGAACTCTGTAGTCTCAGTTTTCCCAGGAATCACCGCTCCAGCCTCCCGGAGAATTGCGACTGTCTCGGCGTCATACTCCGGGACATAGTCCGCGTAGATCTGGGAGCCCATGGATGTCCTCAGCCCCTGGGTAAAGTAGATATCCTTAACCCCGATTGGTATCCCATGGACTTGGCCCCTGAGGGATCCATTCACAGCCTCCTTGGTCCGCTCCTCCGCATCGGAGACGGCGCGATCTTGATCCATGGTGACCCAAGCTTCAAGAGTGGACTCGAGATCCTCAATGCGTTGGATGATGGACTCGAGGAGATCCGTTGGAGTGAGAGTACCTTCTCTGATAAGGCGGGAGGACTCTGAGATAGTGAACTCGTAGGGCTCCATTACTTGCCCTCCACTAGATCCGAGGAGGGATCGTCTCCAGGCTCCAACTCTAAGCCCTGGACCTTCCAAATGGATTCTGACAGACTCTCGAGGAGAGGTCTGAGCTTTTTTGCCTCCTGCTGGCCGTAACTCTTCTCCGCTCTGCTTAGCAACCCCTCTAGAATCAATTGTTTCTCCATGTCTTAGCGTCCC of the Candidatus Bathyarchaeota archaeon genome contains:
- a CDS encoding DNA adenine methylase; the encoded protein is MVNAILKWAGGKRKRIPDIIDLFPSDHKERTYHEPFIGSGAVFFHITPKTGSINDIISRLINFYIVVRDKPEELISQAQQYPHEKDVFYKLRDHLNQGKLTDVEAAALFLYFNKTAFNGLYRVNSKGEFNVPFGTHNNPTIVPKDRIRAASHVLKNVEILNRDFSYIVEYSEPGDLCYFDPPYAPVGNTSYFTAYSSKGFNFLEQIRLRDVCIELDSKGVLFILSNSYVDPIIKIYQEINNFKMFTVQAKRVISSKAS
- a CDS encoding HisA/HisF-related TIM barrel protein, producing MPMKIIPVLDLLNGIAVHAMHGDRNKYRPLNSILWSSPDPLELSKVFASQGFHELYVADLDSILGNKEDFSVLSRICSETELSLMVDAGINDLGKAERVLEAGASTIIIGTETLTGLGFVGEAIKALGEDRVIVSIDLKGGELLSKSEKIRSMTPPRLVKALEELGVTNIIVLDLARVGSEQGINMGVIVDILEETRIGVMTGGGIRGIEDLEKVSSLGVSGVLIATILHTGKLTVADLVSKGFL
- a CDS encoding hydantoinase/oxoprolinase family protein yields the protein MVNILGFDVGGVNTKAAYVETDGDLVVKGKTASQYFPIWKRSLDQLPVMLDGLLKQLRGPSRLDGVSLTMTAELSDAYRTKREGVNHILGSIEQILNGIPCFVLDVNAKLRSLEAARSDPLAVAAANWVATGWMVSQRIRDCIVVDIGSTSTSIIPIVDGEIAAKGRNDLEKLMTGELVYTGSLRTNVASIVDSIKIRGGKARVSSELFAQSGDVHLILRNIRKGDYTVETADGRDVTRCEAMARLARVICADIEMLSEREIVDVANQVYNRQIEQVGEGLEQVRARLKTNYEHEPPVVVTGMGREFLAKAAAQKVGFQEIVDLGDVMGADAALVSPSVGVALMAASRLEGMTVQWMPQ
- a CDS encoding delta 1-pyrroline-5-carboxylate synthetase, producing the protein MDATVKIGGSLAEEPAKLRALCLELGKVAGTHRISAVPGGGRFADVVRELDERYHLKGTIAHNLAILAMDQYGILLSSLTPNSQTTCTLEGAKMHSKAGLLPILLPSRLMFRANPLPHSWVVTSDSITAYIAGELLSRKLILVTNVDGVYTRDPKDDSRAELIEEISAAELLTQNIRTSVDTYLPRIVSEQRLDCYVVNGRYPERVRKILENELPRCTQIRA
- a CDS encoding (5-formylfuran-3-yl)methyl phosphate synthase, which translates into the protein MKLLVSVKNIIEAQEAVQGGGHIIDVKNPDEGALGANFPWVIKQIRKVVPNEIKVSATIGDLPNLPGASSLAALGATVSGADYIKASFFGVKTPSEAAFLIGEVCRAAKEYCESTKVIAAGYADYEKIGCLSPLEVPALAHGAGADGVMIDVNVKTHGGLFDLLSVDELRGFVEESHGLGLTVSLAGSLDRKDLGEVFDLGADIVGVRKAVCGDKDRLRGAVYREAVRELVEEIRCLQGSIKL
- a CDS encoding S-adenosylmethionine decarboxylase — translated: MIGVHLIIDGVLHHRVDKEVGIRILTELPALIGMKILAGPLVVEGLPENPGWTGFVIIDKSHIAIHTFHDGNGVCIDVFSCKTFNEEVVSCYLKKHLPLKKVKSQVLERSEK
- a CDS encoding aldo/keto reductase, which gives rise to MNFKKITKDVKISALGLGTFGMGEGRVAGISDDEKDVEAIRLGIELGITHIDTAERYASGHSEEVVADAIEPFKRRELFITTKVWHNHLRHDDLIASLEESLKRLRQDYVDLYLVHWPNPEVSLEETMGALEYCAEEGWTRQIGVSNFSAELIVEAQSHLKEHTLVADQVHYSLLNQDPRDEILPYCQKNNIILISYTPLARGKLAMPGNSVLDELVEKYDRTHAQISLNWLISQENVVAIPKASNPVHLRENLGAVDWMLDKEDWQRLSESFTIA
- a CDS encoding amidase → MEPYEFTISESSRLIREGTLTPTDLLESIIQRIEDLESTLEAWVTMDQDRAVSDAEERTKEAVNGSLRGQVHGIPIGVKDIYFTQGLRTSMGSQIYADYVPEYDAETVAILREAGAVIPGKTETTEFAAHDPAPTRNPWNIGHTPGGSSSGSAAAVSAGMCPATLGSQTGGSVIRPAAFCGVVGLKPTYDLISRRGIFPLSWSLDHVGFFTRTVEDATIILNVLSGIEHQPEPYPEPPKLGLLRGYYEKKADELVWEGLKDAAGKLQDSGAEVIDLELPRSFGYVHPSHSIIFAAEAASIHEEIFRNSNGLYKPWMRSQIEAGLLIPTSAYLRAKRFRGIFTMEVRDLLGEVDFLLTPSSVTPAPLGLESTGDPAFNAPWSFCGFPAITIPCGLTGEGLPLGIQLIGLPYGEEELQSTAGWCEEILDFPKKPRTP